GCAATGGAGTTTTGGAGATGGAGGAGCATCTACTCAACAGAATCCCTCACACATTTATACCACGACAGGAACGTATACTGTAAAATTAATAGTTGGGTGTCCAATGGATAGCATTATTAAAACTATTACTGTCACAGGAGTTTGCGGTATGACGGTTACAGCAACAACTGCAAACGTCTGCTCCGGGTCTTGTGCAGCTGTAACATCAAGCGCTGCCGGAGGCGCAGTTCCTTACACCTATCTCTGGAATACAGGATCTACTGCTCAGAACATAAATCCTTGTCCTGTTTCAACAACCACATATACGGTAACAATAACTGACGCAGGAGGAATAACAGCTACTTCAACAGCTGTAGTTACGGTTAACCCGGTTGTAAGTGTAACTGCTACACCAACAAATATCAGCTGTAGCGGTACTGCCAATGGCAGTGTTCTGGCAAATCCCGGGAGTGGTACGTCACCTTATACTTATAACTGGAGCAATGGCCAAGCCACTCAAGCTGTCTCAGGTTTGTCTCAGGGAAATTATACAGTAACGGTAACCGACAATAAGGGATGCAAAGCAACTGCTGCAACAATCATAATTTCACCCCCCGTTATTACGGGTCAATTTGCCAAAGGTACTTCTGCTTGCACGGGTTGTGGTTGCAAAGAATGGATATTGGTTAGCGCCACAGGAGGTACAAGCCCATACAGCTATTCATGGCCTGATGGATATGTGAACAGATATAAAAATCAACTTTGCCCCGGAACTTACTCGGTAAATATTAAAGACAAAAATGGATGTAGTATCAATGTTAATCTCAGCGCGCCTTGATCCGATCCTGATAGCTACCTCCTATAATAGCTATTTGATTTCCTGATCAAAATAGTTGGAGTATATGTGAAAAACTATGTTGATAGACTAATAATTTCCCTGCATATTACACTCCATTTTTATCTTTTCTTTGAAGTATGACCCCAACCCTCATTATTGGATGTGTTGCAGTTTACTCCGCCTTGCTCTTTTTTATAACCTGGCTCACCACACGCAAGGCCAATAATGCAAGTTATTTTATCGGTAATAAGGCCTCCAGGTGGTATGTGGTTGCTTATGGAATGATCGGTGCTTCGTTATCGGGCGTTACTTTTATGTCGGTTCCGGGCTGGGTAGGCACGACACAGTTTTCTTACCTGGTTGTAGTGTTTGGTTATTTTGTGGGATATATAATCATTGCGACTGTATTGATGCCGATGTACTACCGACTTAACCTCACTTCTATTTACGGATTCCTGGAGCAGCGTTTCGGTTTTTGGTCGTATAAAACAGGTGCGTTCTTTTTTATCCTGTCACGAACTATTGGCGCATCTTTCAGGATGTTTCTTGTTATTAATGTATTGCAAACATTTGTTTTCGATGCAATGGGTGTTCCCTTTATTGTAACTGTAGGCACTTTCATCGTGCTTATTTTGTTGTATACCTACGAAGGCGGCATAAAAACAATTGTATGGACTGATACATTGCAAACCACGTTTATGTTACTTGCTGTGGTAATCTCAGTCACACTTATCGTAAAAGAGTTGAACATCCCGTTTATAGATGTACTAAGAAGTGTAAATGCCAGCGATTATTCCAAAGTAATTTTTACCGATTGGCACGACAAGCGGTTTTTCATTAAACAATTTTTAAGCGGTATTTTTATTTGTATTGCTATGACCGGCCTCGACCAGGAAATGATGCAGAAAAACCTGAGCTGCAAAAATCTGAAAGATGCTCAGAAGAATATGTTCAGTTTCAGTGCGATAATGGTGTTTGTTAACCTGCTCTTTTTATTGCTTGGGGCCACCTTGTATTTTTATGCCGAAGCTAAGGGAATTGCGCTGCCAACGAAAACGGATGATATTTTCCCCACTATGGCTTTGCAGCATTTCGGAACATTTGCAGGTATTGTGTTTGTAATCGGTATTATTTCCGCGGCTTATCCGAGCGCTGACGGAGCGCTTACATCTCTCACAACCTCTGCCTGCATCGACTTCCTTGATTTTCAGAAGCGTGATGATGAACAGAAAAAAAAGAAAACAAGACATCTGGTCCATTTGGCTTTCGCTATGCTATTACTTGCAGTTGTTGTTTTGTTCCGTGCTATCAATAATGAGGCGGTGATCGGAAAGTTATTTACGGTTGCGGGTTACACCTATGGGCCTTTACTTGGGCTTTTTGCCTTTGGTTTGTTTGTTAAAACATCTGTAAAGGATAAGTTGGTTCCATATATATGTGTTGCATCTCCGATAGTGTGTTATTTTCTTAGCGAGCATTCGGAACAACTTTTTAATGGTTATAAATTCGGTTTTGAGCTATTATTGTTAAATGGACTTATAGTATTTGCAGGACTTTTGCTTATCCGTAAACCGCAAACAGAATCAACAACAAGTTGAATTTGTTTACTTTTACTATCAATTCACATGTGCGGTATCACCGGTATAATAGCCTTTACTGAAAAAGGCAAACAACAGATGCGTCTCATCAATGCGTCGGTAAATACCTTGATACGACGTGGACCTGATGGGGAAGGTATATATACACATAGTAATGTCGCCCTTGGTCATCGCCGCCTTTCCATAATTGATACAACGAATGCTGCTTCACAACCTTTCACCGATCATTCAGGCAGGTATACAATTATTTATAACGGAGAATTCTTTAATTATAAAGAATACAGGGATAAGCTTCTTCAAAAAGGTATTCCGCTCCGATCATCAAGTGATACAGAGGTATTACTCTATTCGTTCATTGAATATGGAGCAGCTTGTCTGGAAAAGATAAATGGCTTTTTTTCATTAGCCATATATGATAAGCAGGAGCAAAGTGTATTTATTGCGCGCGACAGGTATGGAGTAAAGCCGCTGCTGGTTTACCAAAATGAAAATATTTTTGCTTTTGCTTCCGAAATGAAAGCTCTGCTCACCTATGGTATTCCCCGCGAGCTTGATCCTGTTTCTCTTTTCACTTATTTGCAGCTGAATTATATTCCTTCTCCGAATTCAATATTTACAGGTGTTTCAAAGTTGGAGCCCGGCCATTATATGACAATAAAGAACGGACAAGTGCAGAAGAATTGCTATTATAAAATCCCTTATTGTGAGAACATTACTGTAGCAGCTGATTATGATACCGCTCAAAAACAATTAGCCGGTCTTCTTGAAGAATCCGTACAAAAGCGTTTGATCTCGGATGTGCCGTTGGGCTGCTTTTTAAGTGGTGGTATTGATTCCTCAGTCATTGCAGTATTGGCGGCGAGGCATACGACTCATTTAAAAACATTTTCGATCGGCTATAAAGAGGAAGCTTTGTTTGATGAAACACATTATGCACAACTTGTCGCAAAAAGGCATAAGACTGATCACACTGTTTTTTTGCTCAGCAATGATGATCTCTTTGGGAATCTTTACCAGGTACTTGATTACCTGGATGAACCCTTTGCTGATTCATCAGCGCTCGCGGTACATATTTTAAGTATGCATACCCGGAAACATGTTACCGTTGCACTTTCTGGTGATGGGGCGGACGAACTCTTTGCCGGTTACAATAAACATGCTGCAGAATTTAAAATGCGGAATAACAGATCACTTGCATCGTTTGCAGGTTTAACCAAACCTTTGTGGGGTATTTTACCTGGATCCCGTGGCTCGTCACTTGGCAATAAAGTGAGGCAGCTTGAGAAGTTCAGCATGGGTGCACGATTGTCGGAAAAGGAAAGATACTGGAGTTGGGCCGGTTATGCGGATGAAAGCACTGTTTGCAAAATTTTTAAAACAAAATTCAGTAACGATCTGTATAACGACCGCAAACGGGGGTTGTTAAAAAACATTAATAATGATTTTAATTCTGTTTTACTGACCGATATGAACCTGGTACTGCAAAATGATATGCTTACAAAGGTTGATTCGATGTCAATGGCGAATAGCCTCGAGGTACGTACTCCTTTCCTGGATTATAATGTTGTAAACTTCGCTTTTGGTTTGCCGGCAAATTATAAGATAAATAATAACAGCAGGAAGCGTATACTTAAAGACGCATTTCGATCACAATTACCTGCTGAAATATTCAAAAGAGGAAAACATGGCTTTGAAGTGCCTTTGTTAAAATGGTTCAGAACAGATCTTAAATCGATGATAACAGACGATCTTTTAAGCGAAGGTTTTATACGCGAACAAGGTTTGTTTGATTATGTAAGTGTAAAATTATTGCTTC
The nucleotide sequence above comes from Bacteroidota bacterium. Encoded proteins:
- a CDS encoding sodium:solute symporter, whose product is MTPTLIIGCVAVYSALLFFITWLTTRKANNASYFIGNKASRWYVVAYGMIGASLSGVTFMSVPGWVGTTQFSYLVVVFGYFVGYIIIATVLMPMYYRLNLTSIYGFLEQRFGFWSYKTGAFFFILSRTIGASFRMFLVINVLQTFVFDAMGVPFIVTVGTFIVLILLYTYEGGIKTIVWTDTLQTTFMLLAVVISVTLIVKELNIPFIDVLRSVNASDYSKVIFTDWHDKRFFIKQFLSGIFICIAMTGLDQEMMQKNLSCKNLKDAQKNMFSFSAIMVFVNLLFLLLGATLYFYAEAKGIALPTKTDDIFPTMALQHFGTFAGIVFVIGIISAAYPSADGALTSLTTSACIDFLDFQKRDDEQKKKKTRHLVHLAFAMLLLAVVVLFRAINNEAVIGKLFTVAGYTYGPLLGLFAFGLFVKTSVKDKLVPYICVASPIVCYFLSEHSEQLFNGYKFGFELLLLNGLIVFAGLLLIRKPQTESTTS
- the asnB gene encoding asparagine synthase (glutamine-hydrolyzing) codes for the protein MCGITGIIAFTEKGKQQMRLINASVNTLIRRGPDGEGIYTHSNVALGHRRLSIIDTTNAASQPFTDHSGRYTIIYNGEFFNYKEYRDKLLQKGIPLRSSSDTEVLLYSFIEYGAACLEKINGFFSLAIYDKQEQSVFIARDRYGVKPLLVYQNENIFAFASEMKALLTYGIPRELDPVSLFTYLQLNYIPSPNSIFTGVSKLEPGHYMTIKNGQVQKNCYYKIPYCENITVAADYDTAQKQLAGLLEESVQKRLISDVPLGCFLSGGIDSSVIAVLAARHTTHLKTFSIGYKEEALFDETHYAQLVAKRHKTDHTVFLLSNDDLFGNLYQVLDYLDEPFADSSALAVHILSMHTRKHVTVALSGDGADELFAGYNKHAAEFKMRNNRSLASFAGLTKPLWGILPGSRGSSLGNKVRQLEKFSMGARLSEKERYWSWAGYADESTVCKIFKTKFSNDLYNDRKRGLLKNINNDFNSVLLTDMNLVLQNDMLTKVDSMSMANSLEVRTPFLDYNVVNFAFGLPANYKINNNSRKRILKDAFRSQLPAEIFKRGKHGFEVPLLKWFRTDLKSMITDDLLSEGFIREQGLFDYVSVKLLLRQLFSSSPGDSTARVWGLIVFQYWWKKYMC